From Halotia branconii CENA392, the proteins below share one genomic window:
- the csaB gene encoding polysaccharide pyruvyl transferase CsaB, with protein sequence MRALLSGYYGKGNGGDEALLATLLQMLPSHVTPVVLSGNPEETRDRYGVETYNRMAPLAVLQVLRSCDALIWGGGSLIQDVTSTISPFYYGGLMALAQAMNLKTVAWAQGIGPLVRSQTRVLARQTFSNCTKVSVRDRASASLLTDWQIPYTLAPDPVWALESQPVPGLWDLPAPRVAVTLRSHPQLTQARLANITRALVDFQKATQAFILLLPFQKSEDLSIAEAIQPHLRDVSRILSLSDPQLLKGVFKGVEMAIGMRLHSLIMAAAEGCRCFALSYDPKVNRLMEDLEMPGWDLASLPDDPNLISLTWMEHYANGDPLSSEQIQVLVDRALIHRDVLNAALS encoded by the coding sequence ATGCGGGCGTTATTGTCTGGGTATTACGGTAAAGGTAATGGTGGTGACGAAGCTTTATTGGCGACGCTTTTGCAAATGCTACCATCTCATGTAACGCCTGTGGTGCTTTCTGGCAATCCAGAAGAAACTCGCGATCGCTATGGTGTGGAAACTTATAATCGGATGGCTCCCTTAGCTGTTTTGCAAGTTTTACGTTCTTGTGATGCTTTAATTTGGGGCGGTGGCAGTTTAATTCAAGATGTTACTAGTACTATTAGCCCATTTTATTATGGGGGTCTGATGGCATTGGCTCAAGCAATGAATCTAAAAACTGTGGCTTGGGCGCAAGGTATTGGCCCTTTGGTGCGATCGCAAACTCGCGTTTTGGCACGGCAAACCTTTAGTAATTGTACCAAAGTTAGTGTCCGCGATCGCGCTAGTGCTAGTTTATTAACTGATTGGCAAATTCCCTATACCCTTGCACCTGATCCGGTTTGGGCATTGGAGAGTCAACCAGTGCCAGGACTTTGGGATTTACCTGCTCCGAGAGTAGCTGTAACATTGCGATCGCATCCCCAATTGACGCAAGCACGTTTGGCAAATATCACTCGTGCTTTGGTTGATTTTCAAAAAGCTACACAGGCTTTTATTTTGTTGTTGCCATTTCAGAAAAGTGAAGATTTAAGTATTGCCGAAGCAATTCAACCACATCTTCGAGATGTCAGTCGAATTTTATCTTTGTCAGATCCGCAACTTTTAAAAGGTGTGTTCAAAGGCGTTGAAATGGCAATTGGAATGCGCCTGCACAGTTTGATCATGGCGGCTGCGGAAGGCTGTCGCTGCTTTGCTCTCAGTTACGATCCTAAAGTCAATCGTCTCATGGAAGACTTGGAAATGCCGGGGTGGGATTTGGCAAGTTTACCTGATGACCCCAATTTAATTAGTTTGACTTGGATGGAGCATTATGCTAACGGTGATCCGTTATCTTCTGAGCAAATTCAGGTTTTAGTAGATCGTGCTTTGATACACCGCGATGTTTTGAATGCAGCCTTAAGTTAA
- a CDS encoding DUF2499 domain-containing protein has product MHALSIPTWIIHISSVIEWIAAIWLIWTYGELTNNRAWWGLSLAMLPALVSAMCACTWHYFDNAESLEWLVTLQASMTLVGNFTLWAAAFLIWRSTKSFNPANNPVESKPIKSEQ; this is encoded by the coding sequence ATGCACGCCCTTTCGATTCCCACCTGGATTATTCATATTTCTAGCGTTATTGAGTGGATTGCCGCTATTTGGTTAATCTGGACTTACGGCGAACTAACTAATAACCGCGCTTGGTGGGGATTATCCCTTGCCATGTTACCAGCTTTAGTCAGCGCTATGTGTGCCTGTACTTGGCATTATTTCGACAATGCCGAATCTTTAGAATGGCTGGTAACGCTTCAAGCTAGCATGACTTTAGTTGGTAATTTTACGCTTTGGGCGGCGGCGTTTTTGATCTGGCGTTCCACCAAGTCGTTTAACCCTGCGAATAACCCTGTTGAGTCAAAACCTATTAAATCAGAGCAATGA
- a CDS encoding DUF3593 domain-containing protein, with protein sequence MISKETLFALSLFPYLGFLWFLSRSQQMPRLALYGFYGTLVFVGITIPAGIYAQIHYGESLANVDWLHGGAEVFLTLSNILVVLGFRQAVKQLKMKENRES encoded by the coding sequence ATGATTTCTAAAGAAACCCTGTTTGCCCTTTCTTTATTTCCCTATTTGGGTTTCTTGTGGTTTCTCAGCCGCAGTCAGCAAATGCCACGTTTAGCGCTTTATGGATTTTACGGCACTCTGGTATTTGTTGGGATCACTATCCCGGCGGGAATTTATGCCCAAATCCATTATGGCGAGTCTTTAGCAAATGTAGATTGGCTCCACGGGGGTGCAGAAGTATTTTTGACGCTTTCTAACATTTTGGTTGTGTTGGGTTTTAGACAAGCTGTAAAGCAACTCAAAATGAAAGAGAACAGGGAAAGCTAG
- the hisA gene encoding 1-(5-phosphoribosyl)-5-[(5-phosphoribosylamino)methylideneamino]imidazole-4-carboxamide isomerase, whose translation MDVIPAIDLLGGRCVRLYQGDYERSQVFSENPVDVAKQWLDQGATRLHIVDLDGAKAGKVVNLEAIAAIAQAVSVPIEIGGGLRDRNSVQQVFNLGVQWAILGTIAVEQPQLVQELCQEFPSKIIIGIDARNGLVATRGWLETSEVLATQLAVQMQEFGAAAIIYTDIHRDGTLSGPNLAALRELAGAISIPVIASGGVSSVTDLLSLLALEPQGVTGVIVGRALYTGDISLTEALRAIGPGRIQDIPPNLDFSAFA comes from the coding sequence ATGGATGTAATTCCGGCTATTGATTTATTAGGAGGTCGCTGTGTGCGACTATATCAGGGAGACTATGAGCGATCGCAAGTTTTTAGTGAAAACCCTGTGGACGTTGCCAAACAATGGCTTGATCAAGGTGCTACTAGATTACACATAGTTGATTTAGATGGTGCAAAAGCAGGTAAAGTCGTAAACTTAGAAGCAATTGCAGCGATCGCTCAAGCAGTATCAGTACCCATTGAAATCGGTGGGGGATTGCGCGATCGCAATAGCGTACAGCAAGTATTTAACTTGGGCGTACAGTGGGCAATTCTCGGAACTATTGCCGTAGAACAACCCCAGTTAGTACAAGAACTCTGCCAAGAATTTCCTAGCAAGATTATTATCGGCATTGATGCCCGTAATGGATTAGTGGCGACTCGTGGCTGGTTAGAAACCTCGGAAGTTTTAGCAACCCAGTTGGCCGTACAAATGCAAGAATTTGGTGCAGCCGCAATTATTTATACAGATATCCACAGAGATGGTACTCTTTCAGGACCTAATTTAGCAGCTTTGCGAGAACTCGCTGGGGCAATTTCCATCCCCGTAATTGCTTCTGGTGGAGTTAGTTCTGTTACCGATTTATTGAGTCTGTTGGCATTAGAACCACAAGGTGTCACTGGTGTAATTGTCGGTCGTGCTTTGTATACTGGTGATATTTCCCTCACCGAAGCATTGCGAGCGATTGGCCCAGGACGGATTCAAGACATTCCACCAAATCTAGATTTTTCCGCCTTTGCTTAA
- a CDS encoding NF041680 family putative transposase — protein MILTQLEKFRQGIYDSLGKAKDAVFELMDAVLTSPSIPSFVSLSQSPVFRRQWSSIYAALHDSRPPKMLLMKLLVQEVETDEQPFLAGDHSFWARPEAKTLKERTFHGDRGGSIGIGQSYSTLAWIPEADGSWALPLKHERITTFETPTSKAAFQLKLVTRELGTRPLAAYDRGYGNAKFVQATEEINADLLLRLASNRCVWGTPGTYKGRGAPCKHGHKFKLNDPQTWPEATETLEVEDPKVGRVKVMRWSGFHFLQSPNRAMEIIRVEVLQPVGRNRKFQPLWLAWLGQTMPPLENLWQKYLCRFALEHWYRFAKQRLYWTQPQLSSTRAAERWSDLMPLLTWQLWFARVACIDSPLPWQSTQDKLSPGRVAQAFPLILATIGTPAQPPKTQGLSPGRAQGHQPPQRPRYLTVKKHASKKPKTEESLKNANLTAA, from the coding sequence ATGATCCTGACACAACTAGAAAAATTCCGCCAAGGTATCTACGATAGTTTGGGGAAGGCCAAAGATGCAGTATTTGAATTGATGGATGCAGTATTGACAAGTCCGAGTATCCCATCATTTGTAAGCTTGTCACAAAGCCCAGTATTTCGACGGCAATGGTCGAGCATTTATGCAGCACTACATGATAGTCGTCCACCGAAAATGTTGCTGATGAAGCTACTGGTACAGGAGGTAGAGACGGATGAACAGCCATTTCTAGCAGGAGATCATAGCTTTTGGGCAAGACCAGAAGCGAAGACACTAAAAGAAAGAACTTTTCATGGGGATAGAGGGGGGAGCATAGGCATCGGACAAAGTTACAGTACGTTAGCGTGGATACCAGAGGCGGATGGGAGTTGGGCATTACCGTTGAAACATGAACGGATAACCACCTTTGAAACGCCAACGAGTAAAGCCGCATTCCAACTAAAACTTGTCACCCGTGAGTTAGGCACTAGACCACTTGCAGCTTATGACCGAGGCTACGGCAACGCCAAATTTGTCCAAGCCACGGAGGAGATTAACGCAGACCTATTGTTGCGTTTAGCATCTAACCGATGTGTATGGGGTACACCCGGTACTTATAAAGGACGAGGCGCACCATGTAAACATGGTCACAAGTTTAAGCTCAATGACCCCCAAACTTGGCCAGAGGCAACTGAAACTCTGGAAGTTGAAGACCCGAAAGTTGGTCGAGTGAAAGTAATGCGTTGGAGTGGATTTCATTTCCTTCAGTCCCCAAACCGGGCAATGGAAATCATTCGCGTCGAGGTACTCCAACCAGTAGGACGTAATCGGAAGTTTCAACCTTTATGGCTAGCTTGGTTGGGTCAGACAATGCCTCCATTAGAGAATCTCTGGCAAAAATACCTATGCCGCTTTGCTTTAGAGCATTGGTATCGATTTGCCAAGCAGAGGTTATATTGGACACAGCCTCAATTGAGTTCTACTCGGGCCGCAGAGCGATGGAGTGACTTGATGCCCCTGCTAACTTGGCAACTCTGGTTCGCAAGAGTTGCCTGTATTGATTCCCCCTTGCCCTGGCAATCGACTCAGGATAAACTGTCTCCAGGACGTGTAGCACAAGCCTTTCCTCTAATTTTAGCCACTATTGGCACTCCTGCTCAACCCCCGAAAACTCAAGGGTTATCACCTGGGCGTGCCCAAGGGCATCAGCCACCTCAACGTCCCCGTTATCTCACTGTCAAAAAACACGCATCTAAAAAACCTAAAACCGAAGAATCACTTAAGAACGCTAATCTAACTGCTGCTTAG
- the argC gene encoding N-acetyl-gamma-glutamyl-phosphate reductase, whose protein sequence is MGNFRRVPVGIVGASGYGGVQLVRLLMEHPEVELVYLGGESSAGKSFGDLYPHLAHAVNLPIETVEPEMIAHRCEVVFLSLPDGLACQTAPILVEKGCKVLDLSADYRFSNLATYTTWYGVERSDRSTVATAVYGLPELYRDRIAEAQIVGCPGCYPTASLLALSPLFKQGLIVPETAIVDAKSGTSTGGRQAKVNLLLAEADNSLTPHNVTRHRHTPEIEQICSDLAGHEVTIQFTPHLIPMVRGILATVYATLRDPGLVRDDLITIYTAFYRNCPWIKICDSGVYPQTKWANGSNLCYIGLEVDPRTGRVIVMSAIDNLIKGQAGQAIQCLNLMMGWDETLGLPKLGFYP, encoded by the coding sequence ATGGGCAATTTTAGACGCGTACCCGTTGGGATTGTTGGCGCGTCAGGCTATGGCGGAGTGCAGCTAGTGCGGTTACTAATGGAACATCCAGAAGTCGAGCTAGTTTATTTAGGCGGTGAGAGTAGTGCTGGAAAATCCTTTGGGGATCTCTACCCGCATTTGGCTCATGCAGTGAACTTGCCAATAGAAACTGTAGAGCCAGAAATGATCGCTCATCGGTGTGAAGTGGTGTTTCTTTCTTTACCAGATGGTCTGGCCTGTCAAACTGCCCCAATACTGGTGGAAAAAGGATGTAAAGTACTGGATTTAAGTGCAGATTATCGATTTAGTAATTTGGCAACTTATACTACTTGGTATGGTGTAGAGAGAAGCGATCGCTCAACTGTGGCCACAGCAGTATATGGATTACCAGAACTTTATCGCGATCGCATTGCCGAAGCCCAAATTGTTGGTTGTCCTGGTTGCTATCCTACTGCCAGTTTACTAGCACTATCGCCACTTTTTAAGCAAGGCTTAATTGTGCCAGAAACTGCCATTGTTGATGCCAAATCTGGTACATCTACTGGCGGACGGCAAGCGAAAGTCAACTTATTGCTAGCTGAAGCAGATAACTCATTAACTCCACATAACGTTACCCGTCACCGTCATACTCCAGAAATTGAGCAAATTTGCAGTGATTTGGCAGGTCACGAAGTCACAATCCAATTTACACCCCACCTGATCCCAATGGTACGGGGAATTTTGGCAACTGTATATGCCACATTGCGCGATCCCGGATTAGTCAGAGATGACTTAATTACAATTTATACAGCCTTCTACCGCAACTGTCCTTGGATCAAAATTTGTGATAGCGGTGTTTATCCCCAAACCAAATGGGCTAATGGCAGCAATCTTTGTTATATCGGCTTAGAAGTTGACCCCCGCACTGGCCGAGTGATTGTCATGTCAGCAATTGATAACCTGATTAAAGGACAGGCAGGTCAAGCAATTCAATGTTTGAACCTGATGATGGGCTGGGATGAGACTTTAGGGTTGCCCAAGTTGGGATTTTATCCCTAG
- the ribBA gene encoding bifunctional 3,4-dihydroxy-2-butanone-4-phosphate synthase/GTP cyclohydrolase II encodes MDSAASSTPAFEFDSIDAALADLKAGRVVVVVDDENRENEGDLICAAQFATPDMINFMAVEARGLICLAMMGDRLDELDLPLMVSNITDTNQTAFTVSIDAGPQLGVTTGISAEDRARTIQVALNPGTKPTDLRRPGHIFPIRAKEGGVLKRAGHTEAAVDLARLAGLYPSGVICEIQNPDGSMARLQQLFDYARHHNLKIISIADLISYRLKHDRLVYREVVTKLPSQFGQFEIYAYRHTLDNTEHVAIVKGDPAHFKDEPVMVRMHSECLTGDALGSLRCDCRMQLQAALKMIETAGQGVVVYLRQEGRGIGLINKLKAYSLQDMGLDTVEANERLGFPADLRDYGMGAQMLMDLGVKKIRLITNNPRKIAGVKGYGLEVVDRVPLLIESNDYNSYYLATKAKKLGHMLLQTYLVTVAINWQDDPEAVTERYERLEKLRHLAKNHHLLLQEEARPLGLALFDEPSLTVHLGFDQPKVAACDWYRQSGHPYLQAIFQILDHLATVPYIQKLEFLISPGNDPLTNLQVQLDRQTIPKGQLPSSLNGSLETQKIYSLSRELG; translated from the coding sequence ATTGATAGTGCTGCCTCTTCAACCCCAGCCTTTGAATTTGATTCGATTGATGCTGCTTTGGCTGATTTAAAAGCAGGTCGCGTCGTTGTGGTAGTAGACGACGAAAATAGAGAAAACGAAGGCGATTTAATTTGTGCTGCTCAATTTGCTACACCTGACATGATTAACTTTATGGCAGTGGAAGCACGAGGGCTAATTTGTCTAGCGATGATGGGCGATCGTTTGGATGAATTAGACTTACCATTAATGGTCAGCAACATTACAGATACTAACCAAACTGCTTTTACTGTTAGTATTGATGCCGGGCCACAATTAGGTGTGACTACAGGTATCTCAGCAGAAGACCGCGCCCGTACTATCCAAGTTGCTCTCAACCCAGGCACAAAACCGACAGACTTACGTCGTCCTGGGCATATTTTTCCCATTCGAGCCAAAGAAGGAGGCGTACTCAAACGAGCAGGACATACAGAAGCAGCTGTGGACTTAGCTCGATTGGCCGGGCTATATCCATCTGGGGTAATTTGTGAAATTCAAAACCCTGATGGTTCAATGGCGCGCTTGCAGCAGTTATTTGATTATGCAAGACATCACAATTTAAAAATTATCAGTATTGCCGATTTGATCAGTTATCGCCTCAAGCACGATCGCTTAGTGTATCGTGAGGTTGTTACTAAATTGCCTAGTCAGTTCGGTCAATTTGAAATTTACGCCTATCGTCACACATTAGATAACACTGAACATGTTGCCATTGTCAAGGGCGATCCGGCTCACTTTAAAGATGAGCCAGTGATGGTGAGGATGCATTCAGAATGTTTAACTGGTGATGCTTTAGGTTCTTTACGCTGCGACTGTCGAATGCAGTTACAAGCAGCGCTAAAAATGATTGAGACTGCCGGTCAAGGTGTAGTGGTTTACCTCCGGCAAGAAGGACGAGGCATCGGTTTAATTAACAAGTTAAAAGCCTATTCCTTGCAAGATATGGGACTAGATACAGTAGAAGCGAATGAACGCTTAGGATTTCCCGCCGATTTGCGAGATTACGGCATGGGAGCGCAAATGTTGATGGATTTGGGCGTTAAAAAGATTCGTCTGATTACTAATAACCCCCGCAAAATCGCCGGAGTCAAAGGTTATGGCTTAGAAGTAGTTGATCGCGTACCATTGTTAATTGAGTCAAATGACTACAATTCTTATTACTTAGCCACAAAAGCGAAAAAGCTGGGTCACATGCTGTTACAGACTTATCTGGTGACAGTGGCAATTAATTGGCAAGATGACCCAGAAGCAGTAACAGAACGCTATGAACGTTTAGAAAAATTGCGGCATTTAGCAAAAAACCATCATTTATTGTTGCAAGAAGAAGCGCGTCCTTTGGGTCTGGCTTTATTTGATGAGCCATCCTTAACAGTGCATTTAGGTTTTGATCAACCAAAAGTTGCTGCTTGTGATTGGTATCGCCAAAGTGGTCATCCTTACTTACAAGCAATATTCCAAATTTTGGATCATCTCGCAACTGTACCTTACATTCAGAAACTAGAATTTCTAATTTCTCCTGGTAATGATCCCTTAACTAATTTGCAAGTTCAACTAGATCGGCAGACAATACCGAAAGGTCAATTGCCTTCTTCTTTAAATGGTAGTCTGGAAACGCAGAAAATTTATAGTTTGAGTCGGGAACTGGGGTAA
- a CDS encoding Uma2 family endonuclease — translation MLETTLATPDIQLPPTQAQLPFDDGIPMESARHKAQMDLLINGLIPWLEQREDGYVGGNMFVYYSLAQVRNKDFKGPDFFAVLGVPKGERRSWVVWEEEKAPDVVIELLSDSTAAVDKNEKKLIYQNQMRVPEYFWYDPFNPDNFAGFAIQQSEYQPIAANTQNQLVSKSLGLALQLWQGNYQGIDATWLRWANLRGEVLPTPEEKQNQRAEQERQRAEQERQRAEQERQRADQAESQLLQTARNLLKTGMTVEQVTKLTGLSASAIEK, via the coding sequence ATGTTAGAAACTACTCTAGCTACACCAGATATTCAACTCCCTCCTACCCAAGCACAATTGCCATTCGATGACGGTATCCCGATGGAAAGCGCCAGGCATAAAGCCCAGATGGACTTGCTAATTAATGGCTTAATTCCCTGGTTGGAACAACGAGAAGATGGGTATGTAGGCGGCAATATGTTTGTCTACTACAGTTTGGCGCAGGTGCGAAACAAAGATTTTAAAGGGCCAGACTTTTTTGCTGTGCTGGGAGTCCCAAAAGGAGAACGTCGCAGTTGGGTAGTTTGGGAAGAAGAAAAAGCGCCAGATGTAGTCATTGAGTTATTGTCTGATAGTACTGCTGCCGTAGATAAGAATGAAAAAAAGCTGATTTATCAAAATCAAATGCGCGTACCTGAATATTTTTGGTATGACCCCTTTAACCCTGATAATTTCGCTGGTTTTGCGATTCAGCAAAGCGAATATCAACCAATTGCAGCAAATACTCAAAATCAGTTAGTCAGTAAATCTTTAGGGTTAGCATTGCAGCTTTGGCAAGGAAATTATCAAGGTATTGATGCAACTTGGTTACGCTGGGCTAACTTGAGAGGGGAAGTATTACCCACGCCTGAAGAAAAACAAAACCAGCGTGCCGAACAAGAACGCCAGCGCGCTGAGCAAGAACGCCAGCGCGCCGAACAAGAACGCCAGCGCGCAGATCAGGCAGAGTCACAATTACTACAAACTGCCCGTAATTTACTTAAGACTGGGATGACAGTAGAACAAGTAACTAAGTTGACAGGTTTGTCTGCATCTGCAATAGAAAAATAG
- a CDS encoding peptidoglycan recognition protein family protein codes for MRFRDWATRVLLISLMFTALSVAILVGKISQSQSNTITPSNQEITTAGSEYPQVKLQSAKNQAEKSPDLPKSQLKTNKAAVRYKTTQAFVQYRPRYEIASVNPSNYGERYAKDVNGVTLNNQPIVVLHETGYSASSAVNFFQIPHEDENVQASYHALIKLDGTVVYLVPPDKRAFGAANSVFDGIEGAETVKTNPDLPSSVNNFAYHVSLETPLDGRGENQQIHSGYTEAQYYSLAWLIAQSQVPSDRITTHKAVDRSGQKVDPISFDFDKFLTLLDTFRQLNPVYRANK; via the coding sequence ATGCGGTTTAGAGACTGGGCGACTAGGGTGCTACTAATTTCTCTAATGTTTACTGCTTTAAGCGTGGCAATTTTAGTTGGAAAAATATCCCAATCACAAAGTAATACAATAACGCCATCAAATCAAGAGATTACTACAGCCGGGAGTGAATATCCCCAAGTAAAATTACAATCAGCAAAAAATCAAGCCGAAAAATCTCCAGATTTGCCCAAATCTCAACTTAAGACGAATAAAGCTGCTGTCAGGTACAAAACGACCCAAGCTTTTGTACAGTATAGACCACGGTATGAAATTGCCTCAGTAAACCCCAGTAATTATGGTGAAAGGTACGCCAAAGACGTTAATGGTGTAACTCTCAACAATCAACCGATTGTTGTTCTTCATGAAACTGGTTATTCTGCCTCTAGTGCTGTTAACTTTTTTCAAATACCTCATGAAGATGAAAATGTGCAAGCAAGTTACCACGCCTTAATCAAATTAGATGGGACGGTTGTTTACTTAGTCCCTCCAGACAAACGAGCTTTTGGCGCTGCTAACTCAGTGTTTGATGGTATTGAGGGGGCGGAAACAGTCAAGACTAATCCTGATTTACCATCGTCTGTAAATAACTTTGCCTACCATGTTTCTTTAGAAACGCCGCTAGATGGTCGTGGAGAGAACCAACAAATCCATAGTGGTTATACAGAGGCGCAGTATTATTCTTTAGCATGGTTAATTGCTCAAAGTCAAGTACCAAGCGATCGCATCACCACCCACAAAGCAGTAGACCGTTCTGGTCAAAAAGTTGACCCTATAAGTTTTGATTTTGATAAATTCTTGACTTTATTAGATACTTTTCGTCAGCTAAATCCCGTATATAGAGCCAATAAATAA